The genomic window GCAAAAAATATTGTTAAAATCAATTCTAATTTGAGAGGATCTTCGAATCTATAATTAAATGATCCAATATATCCCATTAATAAAAAAACCAATATGGCAACTACAATGATTGCCGGTTGAAAAAAATCAACTTTTTTAAAATCCATATTATCCTCCATTTTCATAGGATGAAATTGCAAGATTTCCTCCAAAATTAGGCATCGCGGCTACATGAGTGTGGACATAACTTGCAAGCGTATTTTTTTCTATAAATCCATCTTGATGGTTATAAGAACCTTTTCCTCTTAAAATATTAAATGCTAAATCATGTTTAATATTAGTTTTATCTACAATAACTTTTGAATAATGAAATTCATGACCGTTAAATTTTTCACCTTTTTTAGAAATAATATTGTCTTTAGTAACTTCTGCTATTGTGTATTTTAATGCTTGTACTCTATCTGTTAAAATAGCTTTGTAAGGGTATATATTAATCATTTTATCATCGTGTATAGAATTCATAAGGTACATTAATCCACCACATTCAGCAAATATTGGTCTATTTTCCAGGTGAAATTCTTTTATTTGATGTCTAATATTTTTATTTTCATGTAATTGCTTTGAGAATAATTCAGGATATCCTCCACCAATATATAACCCGTCTACATCAGGTAAGTTTTCATCTTTTAATGGGGAAAAATACTCTATTTTTACATTATTAGCTTCTAGAGATTCAATATTTTCCTTGTAATAAAAGTTGAATACCTCATCAAAAGCAACTCCGATTTTAACCTTTTGTCTGTTAAGTTTATTCCAAATAGGGACGATGTTTGATTTAATTTTTGGAGAACTTTTAGCTATTTCTACTAATCTATCTAAATCAATGGATTTTTTAATAATATTCGACCATAAATCAATAAATTTTAAAGAATTTTCTCTTTCTACAGCAGGAACAAGACCTAAATGCCTTTGTTCAATAGATAGGGATTTATCACGTATAATTCCACCTATAACTTCGGTATTTGTTATATCTTCAATGGATTTTTTAGTTTTTAAGTAATGGTTTTTATTTTTTAATTTGTTTAAAATCACGCCAGCAATATTTATTTTAGGATCTAGTTGTTTAAAACCCAAAACTAAGGCCGCTGCACTTTTAACTAAACTTCTTGAATCAATGATAAGTATAACAGGAGCTTCTAATGATTTAGCTATTGATGCAGTACTTCCAACATCATTAACCGAGTCAATTCCTTCATAAAGGCCACGAACACCTTCAATAATAGCAATATCTTTAGATTTCATGGCTTTTAGATAAGAATCTCTTACTTGTCCAGGTATCATAAAAAATGAATCTAAATTCCTAGATACATTGCCTGTAGCTAATGTATGGTAAGATGGGTCAATATAATCAGGACCAACTTTAAAAGGTTGTACATTAAATTTATCACTTAAAGCTTTCATTATTCCAGTAGCTATTGTTGTTTTTCCAACCGAACTACCAGTCCCTGCTAATATAATTCTCATATTCAATATTTTGGAGATTATTATATAACAATTTTTGTATTATCAAATCATTTTATATAATATTAAAAAGAAAACCTACAATATAGTGTAATGGTGGTTAAATGAGAATACTTCTTATTCATTCTGATTATTTAAATTATAATGTAAAAAATAAAACACCGGTAGCAGAGGAAATCGAAGAAGTTAAAAAAAAGGGGTCTTTTGATGAATCTTTGGTTGTATTTACTGCTGTTGAAAAAGATGATGAAAATAATCCGGAAGCTATCGTTAAAAATTTAGTTAGTGAAGTTAAGAAAGCTAATGAACAAGTTAAAGCTGAAAATATTGTATTGTATCCATATGCTCATTTATCTTCTTCATTAAGCTCTCCTAAATTAGCTGTACAAATTTTAAAGGATGCTGAAGAAGCTTTACTTGCTGAAAATTTTAATGTTAAAAGAGTGCCTTTCGGATGGTATAAAGCATTTGAAATTTCATGTAAAGGTCATCCATTAAGTGAACTTTCAAGGACTATTACTGTAGATGATAATGAAGAGGAAAAAACAGAAAGAAAACCTTCTACTTGGCAAATTCTTAATGGAAATGAATTAATAGAAATTGACGATTTTAAATTTGAAAATAAAACTTTCAAACAACTTGTTGATTATGAACTTGGAAGAGGTGCTTCTGATAAAGGTGAACCCCCTCATGTAAAATTAATGCGAGAAAAAGAAATATGTGATTATGAAAGCGCTTCTGATGTAGGTAACCTTAAATGGTATCCAAAGGGTCGTTTAATTCGTGATTTATTAGCTGATTATGTTTATAACTTAGTAGTTAATCAAGGAGCAATGCCAATTGAAACTCCTATTTTTTATGACTTAGATAATGAAGCTATTTATCAGCATGCATACAAATTTGGTGAAAGACAATACAGAACAGACACTAAAAGGAATTTAATGCTTAGATTTGCATGTTGTTTTGGTGCATTTAGAGTAATGGCTGATTCATTTTTAACTTGGAAAAACTTGCCTGCTAAACTTTATGAATTATCTACTTACAGTTTTAGATACGAAAAAAAAGGTGAAGTTGTAGGTCTTAAAAGATTAAGAGCATTTACAATGCCTGATTTCCATAGTTTTTGTGCCGATGTTGATGCATCATTAGAAGAATTTTCAAATCAAACAGAAATGTGTCTTCAAACTGGTGTTGATTTAGAATTAAATTTTGAAGTTATATTCAGAGCAACTCAAGACTTTTATGATGAGCATAAAGAATGGATGTATTCTATTGCTTCTAAATTTGAAAAGCCTGTACTTTTAGAGATTTTACCAGAAAGACATCATTATTGGGTTTGTAAAATTGATTTAGCTAATATTGATTATTTAGGTCGTCCAATAGAAAATCCAACCATTCAAATTGATGTTGAAAGTGCTAAAAGATTTGGTATTTCTTATTTAGGTGAAGATGCTTCTCAACATACTCCAACAATTTTACATTGTTCTCCAACTGGAAGTATTGAAAGAGTTTTATGTGCACTTTTAGAAAAAACTGCTATTGAAATTAATGAAAAATCCCCAAAATTGCCAACTTGGTTAAGCCCAATTCAAGCTAGAATTATCACTGTTGGAGAAAAGCATAAAGAATTTGCTAATACTTTATATGATAAAATCAATGCAGCAAATATTAGAGTCGATGTTGATGATAGGGATGAAAGTGTTGGTAAAAAAATTAGAAATGCTTCTAAAGAATGGATTCCATATATTTTTGTTGTTGGGGATAATGAAAAAGAATCTGGTAAATTCCAAGTAACTGTTCGTGAAACTGGTGAAAAGGTTGAAATGACTTGTGATGAATTAATAAATGAAATTAATGAAAAAATTAATGGAATGCCTTTTAGAAGATTGCCTTTACCTAAGGATATTTCAAAAAGGATTAACTTCCAATAATTTTATTTATAAATAAAAATAAAGTATAAAATGTTATTACATAACGGAGGAAATTTAATGGACCCAATGTATAGAATAGGAGAAGCTCTTATTGGTGATGGTGCTGAATTAGCACATGTTGATTTATTAATAGGGGATAAATTAGGACCTGTTGGTCAAGCTTTTGCAAATGGATTATCAAACTTATCTGTTGGTCATACTCCATTGACAAGTGTTATCAGACCAAACTTAATGACTAAACCAGCAACTTTAATTATTCCTAAAGTTAGTGT from Methanobrevibacter oralis includes these protein-coding regions:
- the cfbB gene encoding Ni-sirohydrochlorin a,c-diamide synthase, yielding MRIILAGTGSSVGKTTIATGIMKALSDKFNVQPFKVGPDYIDPSYHTLATGNVSRNLDSFFMIPGQVRDSYLKAMKSKDIAIIEGVRGLYEGIDSVNDVGSTASIAKSLEAPVILIIDSRSLVKSAAALVLGFKQLDPKINIAGVILNKLKNKNHYLKTKKSIEDITNTEVIGGIIRDKSLSIEQRHLGLVPAVERENSLKFIDLWSNIIKKSIDLDRLVEIAKSSPKIKSNIVPIWNKLNRQKVKIGVAFDEVFNFYYKENIESLEANNVKIEYFSPLKDENLPDVDGLYIGGGYPELFSKQLHENKNIRHQIKEFHLENRPIFAECGGLMYLMNSIHDDKMINIYPYKAILTDRVQALKYTIAEVTKDNIISKKGEKFNGHEFHYSKVIVDKTNIKHDLAFNILRGKGSYNHQDGFIEKNTLASYVHTHVAAMPNFGGNLAISSYENGG
- a CDS encoding threonine--tRNA ligase; amino-acid sequence: MRILLIHSDYLNYNVKNKTPVAEEIEEVKKKGSFDESLVVFTAVEKDDENNPEAIVKNLVSEVKKANEQVKAENIVLYPYAHLSSSLSSPKLAVQILKDAEEALLAENFNVKRVPFGWYKAFEISCKGHPLSELSRTITVDDNEEEKTERKPSTWQILNGNELIEIDDFKFENKTFKQLVDYELGRGASDKGEPPHVKLMREKEICDYESASDVGNLKWYPKGRLIRDLLADYVYNLVVNQGAMPIETPIFYDLDNEAIYQHAYKFGERQYRTDTKRNLMLRFACCFGAFRVMADSFLTWKNLPAKLYELSTYSFRYEKKGEVVGLKRLRAFTMPDFHSFCADVDASLEEFSNQTEMCLQTGVDLELNFEVIFRATQDFYDEHKEWMYSIASKFEKPVLLEILPERHHYWVCKIDLANIDYLGRPIENPTIQIDVESAKRFGISYLGEDASQHTPTILHCSPTGSIERVLCALLEKTAIEINEKSPKLPTWLSPIQARIITVGEKHKEFANTLYDKINAANIRVDVDDRDESVGKKIRNASKEWIPYIFVVGDNEKESGKFQVTVRETGEKVEMTCDELINEINEKINGMPFRRLPLPKDISKRINFQ